The Streptomyces sp. NBC_01775 genome includes a region encoding these proteins:
- a CDS encoding VMAP-C domain-containing protein, whose protein sequence is MNAPTGFEGAVRASVVRIGAPGDGYDGSSDGSPRMFWGSGFLVAPGWVLTCAHVVGKGAAAVWRGERAIGITIGDEEVHSGELAFGLPLPEDPLTPPSPWPFPDLALVRVPGAEDADCLWLSDRSALTPAEIGLYGWMPGPVKGEPMFFSGGGTATGGSAGPVMLSGGQLTEGCSGGPVVDVRRGAVIGVSKGKGRQQGSGLATPVTALRKLCDTGPRGARVLHEVLTAHDRHHLKRYHGLGASWPRLHARLGPPAGEPAHGFTADRRAQLYALFADLEPPTGAGQVLQLANEARNLVLQSPYTLREHDPRSWREGAGLLYDPRDGRAPDDEPSRDLALEAVVLYAAKVCAALTRSGMPRSPQAARAVADLRGWVEATALTLRNDVVRARVPRVLEGHRPAVAARADVLVEIDPDIYGTGRHAWRVALLETGTAEAVGAAGSLAAAGGDFGASGEPPAAPASEAGFEAASESEPERSATTVAQSREDAPRTALEEAVRSALSLALDQCDVDEHLAAVEFMLPRALFDEPVDQWRARPYDPADPFNPHTLPLGQRRLVVLRDRLRKDHGVTPEWRARAGAVAAGPMEAVPLRRDVPGTGHDEPPAEGGQAAYGRLLAAPPGAVPVYCARTGSGPGARAMAAALAAGHAVALWRHTDSGHTDCAEFHARAAELLREAHAARQLPVRIRTLRNGNADEDAPDPTAVWARHIVLLYDPPHRAPGDGPLREPPLMHRQPTAVRSTP, encoded by the coding sequence GTGAACGCCCCCACGGGCTTCGAGGGCGCCGTCCGCGCGTCCGTCGTGCGCATCGGGGCACCCGGCGACGGGTATGACGGATCCAGCGACGGCAGCCCGCGAATGTTCTGGGGGAGCGGCTTTCTCGTCGCGCCAGGATGGGTCCTCACATGCGCCCATGTCGTGGGTAAGGGCGCCGCGGCCGTATGGAGAGGGGAGCGCGCCATCGGCATCACGATCGGGGACGAGGAAGTCCACAGCGGTGAGCTGGCGTTCGGGCTGCCCCTGCCCGAGGATCCGCTGACACCACCGTCCCCCTGGCCCTTTCCCGACCTGGCCCTGGTGCGCGTGCCCGGAGCCGAGGACGCCGACTGCCTGTGGCTGAGCGACCGCTCCGCGCTGACGCCCGCCGAGATCGGGCTGTACGGATGGATGCCGGGGCCCGTCAAGGGCGAGCCGATGTTCTTCTCCGGGGGCGGCACCGCCACCGGCGGCAGCGCGGGCCCCGTGATGCTCAGCGGCGGCCAGCTCACCGAGGGGTGTTCGGGCGGCCCGGTTGTCGATGTGCGGCGCGGCGCGGTCATCGGGGTGAGCAAGGGCAAGGGGCGGCAGCAGGGCTCCGGGCTGGCCACGCCCGTGACGGCCCTGCGCAAGCTGTGCGACACGGGCCCCCGGGGCGCCCGCGTGCTGCACGAGGTGCTGACGGCACACGACCGCCACCATCTGAAGCGCTACCACGGCCTGGGCGCCAGCTGGCCCCGGCTGCACGCCAGGCTCGGCCCCCCGGCGGGAGAGCCCGCGCACGGCTTCACCGCCGACCGCAGGGCGCAGCTCTACGCGCTGTTCGCCGACCTGGAGCCGCCAACGGGCGCCGGCCAGGTGCTCCAACTCGCCAACGAGGCACGGAATCTCGTCCTCCAGTCGCCCTACACGCTGCGCGAGCACGATCCCCGCAGCTGGCGCGAGGGAGCCGGGCTGCTCTACGACCCGCGCGACGGACGGGCCCCGGACGACGAGCCCTCGCGTGACCTGGCCCTGGAGGCCGTGGTGCTGTACGCCGCCAAGGTGTGCGCGGCCCTCACCCGTTCGGGTATGCCCCGCTCCCCCCAGGCGGCGCGCGCCGTGGCCGACCTGCGCGGCTGGGTGGAGGCCACCGCGCTGACGTTGCGCAACGATGTCGTCCGGGCCCGCGTGCCCCGCGTCCTGGAGGGCCACCGTCCGGCGGTGGCGGCCCGTGCCGACGTCCTCGTGGAGATCGACCCGGACATCTACGGCACGGGGCGGCACGCCTGGCGGGTGGCGCTCCTGGAGACCGGAACAGCGGAAGCCGTCGGCGCCGCCGGAAGCCTCGCGGCGGCCGGCGGAGACTTCGGGGCATCCGGAGAGCCGCCTGCGGCACCGGCATCCGAAGCGGGCTTCGAAGCGGCATCCGAGAGCGAGCCCGAGCGGTCGGCGACCACCGTCGCCCAGAGCCGCGAGGACGCGCCCCGCACCGCGCTCGAGGAGGCCGTACGCAGCGCGCTCTCCCTGGCGCTGGACCAGTGCGACGTGGACGAGCATCTGGCGGCGGTCGAATTCATGCTGCCCCGCGCCCTGTTCGACGAGCCGGTCGACCAGTGGCGGGCCCGCCCCTACGACCCGGCCGACCCGTTCAACCCGCACACCCTGCCGCTGGGCCAGCGCAGGCTGGTCGTCCTGCGCGACCGGCTGCGCAAGGACCACGGTGTCACCCCCGAGTGGCGAGCCCGTGCCGGAGCCGTGGCCGCCGGGCCCATGGAGGCCGTGCCCCTGCGGCGTGACGTGCCCGGCACCGGGCACGACGAGCCGCCCGCCGAGGGCGGACAGGCCGCGTACGGACGGCTGTTGGCGGCCCCGCCCGGCGCCGTTCCCGTCTACTGCGCGCGCACGGGCAGCGGGCCGGGGGCGCGCGCCATGGCGGCGGCCTTGGCCGCGGGGCACGCGGTGGCGCTGTGGCGGCACACCGACAGCGGCCACACCGACTGTGCGGAATTCCACGCACGCGCGGCCGAACTGCTGCGCGAGGCCCACGCGGCACGTCAGCTGCCGGTGCGCATCAGGACGCTGCGGAACGGGAACGCGGACGAGGACGCACCCGACCCCACAGCTGTCTGGGCACGGCACATCGTCCTGCTCTACGATCCGCCCCACAGGGCCCCGGGGGACGGACCGCTGCGCGAACCACCGCTCATGCACAGACAGCCGACTGCCGTGAGGAGCACACCGTGA
- a CDS encoding SAV_2336 N-terminal domain-related protein, whose protein sequence is MSSPSPVPPPPRPTGRERSSAGPRPDQLAEDLAELVARLRATGWEPSSEEVAEAVWLARWTGRRSQEERDTGSTGPRYPGIRTPHAEPSMPTPADPQDPAEVQPMGPERTAPVSLYAPRRHGGATRGGFPVRAPAAGALSGLLQLQHALRPLHGYRPPLPPSTGALDEEATADLSARSATIQPVFGTEARRYSEIQLLMDASATASVWQPTLERLRQTFEQLGAFRDVQVRYLHRAKDGSPLIGTGPADGTTRLRPADEYRDTTGRRLTLVVSDCVGPLWQDGRAQRLLHHWSGRSPLAVIQPLPPRLWPRTALPAEAGTLVRERGAGGRIGFRTDEYGPRPAAEALPVPVLLPTPEALGNWARLLGGGGERAVPGAAAWVLPRHPAMPPPRTVPGTVPPRTLLRDFRNTASPGALDLAVHLAVVPLLLPVIHLVQEAMLPDTGPMELAEVLLSGLLERLPDRDETSGAGPRYTFAPGVRELLLQSLDQGAAVLILKHLSGYVAQRFGKGTRNFAAVAVAQLTGRAERMPGVREPGTEGEADGTDEEDEGGDELFAEIPAEVVRFYLPEQSATDQVGEAERLLRQWRAQGDAQLLHQARSVAEAARAAEGDSERARLALAQVLHALAGTAAVRRTPKGAESLLRDAAVLLTGDAPATSLERAAVEHDLWQVQGGTGHLLHAERLLRALEGRLGGGTGTGTGARNGARDGDAAGRDGRDSRTDADGDDGDDGGSKDDGDSGAAGYDGDTGGAGLPEDAETTRKLRLGRVLLALAHAAPEHRPRAAPEAVSELREASDMLADRAAGGPDPSGASTTATTRRPAGHPADAAAQRCAALLDLVAALRLTGAAAQERLDVLQEAAEAAGERSALRLRCARERARTLRETGGWEGAAEAYAEAVRLTAPDGVQRGELLSEWGEMLLTDVADLPRAESILREALTRAPSGPVVAKAAALLGRVLLLRYERGGFRPDLYEGCHLLEQAARQDADPEGRAQAWLRLGRARALFPAEAPQFQQAGAELTRALEETEERREGGSATAARALHARGDFQRSQGRTAEALADYRAAAAEWQVLANHLADVPWAEVRETRERVAELAG, encoded by the coding sequence ATGAGTTCGCCTTCGCCCGTTCCGCCCCCGCCGCGGCCCACCGGCCGCGAGCGGTCCTCCGCAGGTCCTCGGCCCGACCAACTGGCCGAGGACCTGGCGGAGCTGGTGGCACGCCTGCGCGCCACCGGGTGGGAGCCTTCCTCCGAGGAGGTCGCGGAGGCCGTGTGGCTGGCCCGCTGGACGGGCCGGCGCTCTCAGGAGGAACGCGACACGGGCTCCACCGGTCCCCGCTATCCCGGGATCCGGACGCCTCACGCGGAGCCCTCCATGCCCACACCCGCCGACCCGCAGGACCCGGCCGAGGTACAGCCGATGGGCCCGGAGCGGACCGCGCCCGTGTCGCTGTACGCGCCGCGCCGGCACGGCGGGGCCACCCGTGGCGGCTTCCCGGTGCGCGCGCCCGCCGCAGGCGCCCTCTCCGGCCTGCTCCAGCTCCAGCACGCGCTGCGCCCCCTGCACGGCTACCGCCCGCCGCTGCCGCCCTCCACCGGAGCGCTGGACGAGGAGGCCACGGCGGACCTCAGCGCGCGCAGCGCCACCATCCAGCCGGTCTTCGGCACCGAGGCCCGCCGCTACAGCGAGATCCAGCTCCTCATGGACGCCTCGGCCACCGCCTCCGTGTGGCAGCCGACGCTGGAGCGGCTGCGCCAGACCTTCGAACAGCTGGGTGCCTTCCGGGATGTGCAGGTGCGCTATCTGCACCGCGCCAAGGACGGCTCCCCGCTCATCGGCACGGGCCCGGCCGACGGCACCACACGGCTGCGCCCCGCCGATGAGTACCGCGACACGACGGGCCGCCGCCTCACGCTCGTCGTCAGCGACTGCGTGGGTCCGCTGTGGCAGGACGGCCGTGCCCAGCGGCTGCTGCACCACTGGTCGGGCCGCTCCCCGCTGGCCGTCATCCAGCCGCTGCCGCCCCGGCTGTGGCCCCGCACGGCGCTGCCCGCCGAGGCCGGGACGCTCGTCCGGGAGCGCGGCGCGGGCGGCCGGATCGGCTTCCGGACGGACGAGTACGGCCCGCGCCCGGCGGCGGAGGCCCTGCCGGTGCCGGTCCTGCTGCCCACCCCCGAGGCGCTGGGCAACTGGGCGCGGCTGCTGGGCGGCGGCGGGGAGCGCGCCGTTCCCGGGGCCGCCGCCTGGGTGCTGCCCCGCCATCCCGCGATGCCGCCGCCGCGCACCGTGCCGGGCACGGTGCCGCCCCGCACACTGCTGCGGGACTTCCGCAACACCGCCTCGCCGGGCGCCCTGGACCTGGCCGTGCATCTGGCGGTCGTGCCGCTGCTGCTTCCGGTCATCCACCTCGTCCAGGAGGCGATGCTCCCCGACACCGGCCCCATGGAGCTGGCCGAGGTGCTGCTGTCCGGTCTGCTGGAGCGGCTGCCCGACCGGGACGAGACCTCCGGCGCCGGGCCGCGCTACACCTTCGCGCCCGGCGTGCGCGAGCTGCTGCTCCAATCCCTCGACCAGGGCGCCGCCGTCCTCATCCTCAAGCACCTTTCCGGGTATGTGGCGCAGCGCTTCGGTAAGGGCACCCGCAACTTCGCGGCGGTGGCCGTCGCCCAGCTGACGGGCCGCGCCGAGCGGATGCCGGGCGTCCGCGAGCCGGGCACCGAAGGAGAAGCCGACGGCACCGACGAGGAGGACGAGGGCGGCGACGAGCTGTTCGCGGAGATCCCCGCCGAGGTCGTCCGCTTCTACCTGCCCGAACAGAGCGCGACCGACCAGGTGGGCGAGGCCGAACGGCTGCTGCGCCAGTGGCGGGCCCAAGGTGACGCCCAACTCCTCCACCAGGCCCGCTCGGTGGCCGAGGCGGCACGAGCGGCCGAGGGCGACAGCGAGCGCGCCAGGCTCGCCCTGGCCCAGGTGCTGCACGCCCTCGCGGGCACGGCGGCGGTGCGGCGTACGCCCAAGGGGGCCGAGTCGCTGCTGCGGGACGCGGCGGTCCTGCTGACCGGCGACGCGCCCGCCACCTCGCTGGAGCGCGCCGCCGTCGAGCACGACCTGTGGCAGGTACAGGGCGGAACAGGCCACCTGCTGCACGCCGAACGCCTCCTGCGCGCCCTCGAAGGCCGCCTGGGCGGCGGGACCGGGACCGGGACCGGGGCAAGGAACGGAGCCAGGGACGGAGACGCGGCCGGCCGAGACGGCCGCGACAGCAGGACCGACGCGGACGGGGACGACGGGGACGACGGGGGAAGCAAGGACGACGGGGACAGCGGGGCCGCCGGATACGACGGGGACACGGGCGGTGCCGGGCTCCCGGAGGATGCCGAGACCACCCGTAAACTCCGGCTTGGCCGGGTGCTGCTCGCGCTCGCCCACGCCGCACCCGAACACCGCCCCAGAGCGGCCCCCGAGGCCGTCAGCGAACTCCGCGAGGCGAGCGACATGCTGGCAGACCGCGCGGCCGGAGGCCCCGACCCCTCCGGCGCATCCACGACAGCGACCACCCGGCGGCCCGCCGGCCACCCGGCCGACGCCGCCGCACAGCGCTGCGCCGCCCTCCTCGATCTGGTCGCCGCGCTTCGGCTGACCGGGGCGGCGGCCCAGGAGCGGCTGGACGTCCTCCAGGAGGCCGCCGAAGCGGCGGGCGAGCGGTCCGCGCTGCGGCTGCGCTGCGCCCGCGAGCGGGCCAGAACGCTGCGCGAGACCGGAGGCTGGGAAGGCGCTGCCGAGGCGTACGCCGAAGCCGTACGGCTCACCGCTCCCGACGGCGTGCAGCGCGGCGAACTGCTCAGCGAATGGGGCGAGATGCTGCTCACCGACGTGGCCGACCTTCCGCGCGCGGAGAGCATCCTGCGCGAGGCCCTCACCCGCGCGCCTTCCGGTCCGGTGGTGGCCAAGGCGGCGGCACTGCTGGGCCGCGTCCTGCTGCTGCGCTACGAGCGCGGGGGGTTCCGGCCCGACCTGTACGAGGGCTGTCATCTGCTGGAGCAGGCGGCACGGCAGGACGCGGACCCCGAGGGCCGCGCGCAGGCATGGCTCAGGCTCGGCCGCGCCCGCGCGCTCTTCCCCGCCGAGGCCCCGCAGTTCCAGCAGGCGGGCGCCGAGCTGACCAGAGCGCTGGAGGAGACCGAGGAGCGGCGCGAGGGCGGCTCGGCCACGGCCGCCCGCGCCCTGCACGCGCGCGGTGACTTCCAGCGCTCCCAGGGCCGCACCGCCGAGGCGCTGGCCGACTACCGCGCCGCCGCGGCCGAATGGCAGGTGCTGGCCAATCACCTGGCCGACGTGCCCTGGGCCGAGGTCCGCGAGACCCGGGAGCGCGTGGCCGAACTGGCCGGATGA
- a CDS encoding aKG-HExxH-type peptide beta-hydroxylase — protein sequence MQPFELTGPALRGMGETRPVPREAALLRAGLHSRRLVLLKTLLTRAGRVPLSDDAARALRRDWRLLEEAESHAPAAAREALGYPAVGNWLAHALAAGEGAGFERALEGLGAVAAVVATGAARAFRLTLPVREGLLTLPGLGAYATAAPLLHIEATSHTLILTPEGGEPTTLPHPHRPAAPEALAVPPGGQGGGGGWLPVRALPGARALLDDQDPHLGRDAGGIAGLRPATVTADEAHAWRELWTRALRLLGAADPERAAEVTGRVRAVVPVWWKPSGRASATRLAAPWAVLTTLPESAEEMAEVLVHEVQHSKLAVLGDMVRLYHEGGEAVFRVGWRADPRPLGAVLQGTYAHLALADLWDRLARRAGAGTEERVAAKARREKYREQVDDALSLLLDSGQLTAEGTEFVEGMRRHHARLCAPARRGPAPSPTS from the coding sequence ATGCAGCCCTTTGAACTGACCGGCCCGGCACTGCGCGGGATGGGGGAGACCCGCCCGGTGCCCCGTGAGGCCGCGCTCTTACGCGCCGGACTGCACAGCAGGCGCCTCGTCCTCCTCAAGACCCTGCTGACGAGAGCCGGGCGCGTTCCCTTGAGCGACGACGCGGCCCGCGCCCTGCGGCGCGACTGGCGGCTGCTGGAGGAGGCCGAGTCCCACGCCCCGGCCGCCGCCCGCGAGGCACTGGGCTATCCGGCCGTCGGCAACTGGCTGGCTCACGCGCTCGCCGCCGGGGAAGGCGCTGGGTTCGAGCGGGCGCTGGAGGGGCTGGGAGCCGTCGCCGCCGTTGTGGCCACCGGCGCCGCACGCGCGTTCCGGCTCACCCTGCCGGTGCGCGAGGGGCTGTTGACGCTGCCGGGCCTGGGCGCGTACGCGACCGCCGCGCCCCTGCTGCACATAGAGGCCACGTCTCACACCCTCATCCTGACCCCCGAAGGCGGCGAGCCCACCACGCTCCCGCACCCCCACCGTCCCGCAGCGCCAGAAGCCCTGGCCGTCCCGCCGGGAGGCCAGGGCGGCGGGGGCGGCTGGCTGCCGGTCCGCGCACTGCCCGGCGCGCGTGCCCTCCTCGACGACCAGGACCCCCACCTCGGCCGCGACGCCGGAGGCATCGCGGGCCTGCGCCCCGCCACCGTGACGGCGGACGAAGCACACGCCTGGCGTGAGCTGTGGACCCGTGCGCTCCGCCTTCTCGGTGCCGCCGACCCCGAGCGGGCCGCCGAGGTCACCGGCCGGGTCCGCGCCGTCGTACCCGTGTGGTGGAAGCCGTCGGGCCGTGCCAGTGCCACCCGGCTGGCCGCGCCCTGGGCGGTGCTGACCACCTTGCCCGAGTCGGCGGAGGAGATGGCCGAGGTCCTCGTCCACGAGGTGCAGCACAGCAAGCTGGCCGTCCTCGGCGACATGGTGCGGCTGTACCACGAGGGTGGCGAAGCGGTCTTCCGCGTCGGCTGGCGTGCCGACCCCCGGCCGCTGGGCGCCGTCCTCCAGGGCACGTACGCGCACCTGGCCCTGGCCGATCTGTGGGACCGCCTCGCGCGGCGCGCCGGAGCCGGTACCGAGGAGCGCGTGGCGGCGAAAGCGCGCCGTGAGAAGTACCGTGAACAGGTCGACGACGCCCTTTCCCTCCTTCTGGACTCTGGCCAACTGACCGCAGAAGGCACAGAGTTCGTGGAAGGGATGCGCCGCCACCACGCGCGGCTGTGCGCACCCGCACGGCGAGGCCCGGCACCCTCGCCCACAAGCTAA
- a CDS encoding AAA family ATPase has translation MSDWRIYRGAGVPHEGVRGLPEPPPWRDFTRAQSDTDGDEGDGAGGVGGDTARRLGARRRLVESLHPRPEEVEAVNAALYLRRPLLVTGNPGTGKSTLAHAVAHELGLGKVLRWPIVSRTTLKDGLYHYDAIGRLQDVQLDRAVAGQTAPSERPPIGSYLRLGPLGTALLPAAATTPGEEPPPRVLLVDELDKSDIDLPSDLLNVLEEGEFTIPELERIAEREPVTEVLTEDGVKVPVEGGKVRCTVFPFIVLTSNGERDFPAALLRRCIQLELKPPGDKQLAAMVSAHLGEEALEEGAELVQRFLRREPGQVIATDQLLNALFLTQRASGVERVTRERLAEMLLRPLDRPR, from the coding sequence GTGAGCGATTGGCGCATCTACCGGGGTGCGGGCGTGCCGCACGAAGGCGTGCGCGGGCTGCCCGAGCCCCCGCCGTGGCGCGACTTCACCCGCGCGCAGTCGGACACGGACGGCGACGAGGGGGACGGCGCCGGGGGAGTCGGCGGAGACACGGCGCGGCGGCTCGGCGCGCGACGGCGGCTGGTGGAGAGCCTGCACCCGCGTCCCGAGGAGGTCGAGGCGGTCAACGCGGCGCTGTACCTGCGCCGTCCGCTCCTGGTCACCGGAAACCCCGGCACCGGCAAGTCCACCCTGGCGCACGCCGTGGCACACGAGCTGGGCCTCGGCAAGGTGCTGCGCTGGCCCATCGTCAGCCGCACCACGCTCAAGGACGGGCTCTACCACTACGACGCGATCGGCAGACTCCAGGACGTCCAGCTGGACCGCGCCGTCGCCGGGCAGACCGCGCCCTCCGAGCGCCCGCCCATCGGCTCGTACCTGCGGCTGGGCCCGCTGGGGACGGCGCTGCTGCCCGCCGCGGCCACCACGCCCGGCGAGGAGCCGCCCCCGAGGGTGCTGCTCGTCGACGAGCTGGACAAGAGCGACATAGACCTGCCCAGCGACCTGCTCAACGTCCTGGAAGAGGGCGAGTTCACCATCCCCGAGCTGGAGCGCATCGCCGAGCGTGAGCCGGTCACCGAGGTGCTCACGGAGGACGGCGTCAAGGTGCCCGTCGAGGGCGGCAAGGTGCGCTGCACGGTCTTCCCGTTCATCGTGCTCACCTCCAACGGCGAGCGGGACTTCCCCGCCGCGCTGCTGCGCCGCTGCATCCAGCTCGAACTCAAGCCGCCGGGCGACAAACAGCTCGCGGCCATGGTCTCCGCACACCTGGGGGAGGAGGCGCTGGAGGAGGGCGCCGAGCTGGTCCAGCGATTCCTGCGGCGCGAGCCCGGACAGGTCATCGCCACCGACCAGCTGCTCAATGCCCTGTTCCTGACCCAGCGTGCCTCTGGCGTCGAGCGCGTCACCCGCGAAAGGCTCGCCGAGATGCTGCTGCGCCCCCTCGACCGGCCGAGGTAG